From Campylobacter upsaliensis, the proteins below share one genomic window:
- a CDS encoding malate dehydrogenase, translating to MKITIIGAGNVGTSVAYALIMREFAKEIVLIDINDDLLLAKELELSQSIAALNLDIELICTKEYSHTQNSQIILFTAGLARKDGQSRDELLQINANIMLDCAKRVKRFNEEPLFIILTNPVDFLLNTLYESGIFNAKKIVAMAGVLDNARFKYELAKKLKVKTSSVDTKLMGFHNDDMVLLKSHSSVGNRKLTELLSEEEFEDVENEVKTGGAKVIKHLKNSAYLAPASACLRMLEAMRSGEFLPMSVILNGEFGIKNKAFGVMARLGLEGVREIMCLTLAQEEQEKLEKSLIKYQYKGE from the coding sequence ATGAAAATTACCATCATAGGTGCTGGAAATGTCGGCACAAGCGTTGCCTATGCTTTGATTATGAGAGAATTTGCAAAAGAAATTGTCTTAATCGACATCAATGATGACTTACTTTTAGCAAAGGAACTTGAGCTTTCTCAAAGTATAGCGGCTTTAAATTTGGATATAGAATTAATTTGCACTAAAGAATATTCTCATACGCAAAATTCTCAAATTATTCTTTTTACGGCAGGTTTGGCTAGAAAGGATGGGCAAAGTAGAGATGAGCTTTTGCAAATTAATGCAAATATTATGCTCGATTGTGCTAAAAGAGTTAAGAGGTTTAATGAAGAACCACTTTTTATCATTTTGACAAATCCTGTAGATTTTCTTCTTAATACCCTTTATGAAAGTGGGATTTTTAATGCTAAGAAAATTGTCGCTATGGCTGGAGTTTTGGATAATGCGCGTTTTAAATATGAACTTGCCAAAAAACTTAAAGTAAAAACTTCAAGTGTGGATACAAAACTTATGGGCTTTCATAATGATGATATGGTTTTGTTAAAATCGCATTCAAGCGTAGGTAATCGCAAATTAACAGAACTTTTAAGCGAAGAAGAATTTGAAGATGTGGAAAATGAAGTAAAAACGGGTGGGGCAAAAGTTATCAAACATCTTAAAAATTCGGCTTACTTAGCTCCTGCTAGTGCTTGTCTTAGAATGCTTGAAGCTATGCGTTCTGGGGAATTTTTACCTATGAGTGTGATTTTAAATGGAGAATTTGGGATTAAAAATAAGGCTTTTGGGGTAATGGCTAGACTAGGACTTGAGGGCGTAAGGGAGATTATGTGTCTAACTTTAGCTCAAGAAGAGCAAGAAAAATTAGAAAAATCGCTAATTAAATATCAATACAAAGGAGAATAA
- the sucC gene encoding ADP-forming succinate--CoA ligase subunit beta, with translation MNIHEYQAKAIFAENGVATLKGKVAFSVDEAVANAKELGGSVWAVKAQIHAGGRGLGGGVKIAKSLDEVKSYAEQILGMTLVTHQTGPEGKLVQKLYIESGANIVKEYYLAILFNRMAEQITIIASSEGGMDIEKVAKESPEKIAKVGIDPQIGFKLFHALEVAKVLGLDKDESKKLAVMIEKLYKLYMDKDMNMLEINPLIKTAEGDFYALDAKCSFDDSSLYRHSDIAALRDITEENDAEREAGEFGLSYVKLDGDVACMVNGAGLAMATMDIINYSGAKPANFLDVGGGASPETVAKAFEIILRDKNVKVIFINIFGGIVRCDRIANGILEATKNVEVNVPIVVRLDGTNAAEAKSILDNSNLKNIKAATNLKEGAELVKSLVG, from the coding sequence ATGAATATACATGAGTATCAAGCAAAAGCAATTTTTGCGGAAAATGGCGTTGCTACGCTGAAAGGCAAAGTGGCTTTTAGCGTCGATGAGGCTGTGGCTAATGCCAAAGAATTAGGCGGTAGCGTATGGGCTGTTAAAGCTCAAATTCACGCTGGTGGTCGTGGGCTTGGCGGTGGTGTTAAAATCGCCAAAAGCCTTGATGAGGTGAAAAGCTATGCCGAGCAAATTTTAGGTATGACTTTGGTTACACATCAAACTGGACCTGAGGGGAAACTCGTTCAAAAACTTTACATTGAAAGTGGAGCAAATATTGTTAAGGAATATTATTTGGCGATACTTTTTAACAGAATGGCGGAGCAAATTACCATTATCGCTTCAAGTGAAGGCGGTATGGATATAGAAAAAGTAGCTAAAGAAAGCCCAGAAAAAATCGCTAAAGTTGGTATAGACCCACAAATAGGCTTTAAGCTTTTTCACGCCTTAGAGGTGGCGAAAGTTTTAGGACTTGATAAAGATGAGAGTAAAAAACTTGCCGTAATGATAGAAAAGCTTTATAAGCTTTATATGGATAAAGATATGAATATGCTTGAGATTAATCCTCTCATTAAAACAGCTGAGGGTGATTTTTACGCTTTGGACGCAAAATGTAGCTTTGATGATAGCTCTTTATATAGACATAGCGATATAGCAGCACTTAGAGACATTACAGAAGAAAATGACGCCGAGCGTGAGGCGGGAGAATTTGGACTTAGCTATGTCAAGCTTGATGGAGATGTTGCTTGTATGGTTAATGGTGCTGGTCTTGCTATGGCGACTATGGATATTATTAATTATAGCGGTGCAAAGCCTGCAAATTTCTTAGATGTGGGTGGTGGTGCTTCGCCTGAAACCGTGGCTAAAGCTTTTGAGATTATTTTAAGAGATAAAAATGTCAAGGTTATTTTCATTAATATCTTTGGTGGAATTGTGCGTTGTGATAGAATAGCAAATGGAATTTTAGAGGCGACTAAAAATGTCGAAGTTAATGTTCCTATCGTGGTGCGACTTGATGGCACGAATGCGGCAGAGGCAAAAAGTATTTTAGATAATTCAAATCTTAAAAATATTAAAGCAGCGACTAATCTTAAAGAGGGCGCTGAACTTGTAAAAAGTCTAGTAGGATAA
- the sucD gene encoding succinate--CoA ligase subunit alpha, protein MSILVNKNTKVIVQGFTGKEATFHAEQCMAYGTQIVGGVTPFKGGTEHLGKPVFNTVAEAVKATGADVSLIFVPAFAVGDSVIEAADAGIKLAVVITEHTPVKDMMFAKQYANKKGMKIIGPNCPGIITSQECKLGIMPGFIFKKGCVGLISKSGTLTYEAANQVAQSGYGISTAVGIGGDPIIGLAYKELLSEFEKDAETKAIVMIGEIGGSLEVEAAKFIKENITKPVVAFIAGATAPKGKRMGHAGAIVGSSDESAAAKKEALKSYGIHVVDSPALIGEEIKKILA, encoded by the coding sequence ATGAGCATTTTAGTTAATAAAAATACAAAGGTTATCGTTCAAGGTTTCACAGGCAAAGAAGCAACTTTTCACGCCGAGCAGTGTATGGCTTATGGCACACAAATCGTTGGCGGGGTAACGCCTTTTAAAGGTGGCACAGAGCATTTAGGAAAGCCTGTTTTCAACACTGTCGCGGAGGCTGTTAAGGCTACTGGAGCTGATGTGAGCCTTATTTTCGTGCCAGCTTTTGCAGTGGGAGATAGCGTGATAGAAGCGGCGGATGCGGGCATTAAACTTGCTGTTGTGATTACTGAGCATACGCCCGTTAAAGATATGATGTTTGCAAAGCAATATGCAAATAAAAAAGGTATGAAAATCATAGGACCAAATTGTCCGGGCATTATCACTTCGCAGGAGTGCAAATTAGGCATTATGCCGGGCTTTATTTTTAAGAAAGGTTGTGTGGGTTTAATTTCAAAGTCAGGCACACTCACTTACGAAGCTGCTAATCAAGTCGCACAAAGTGGTTATGGAATTTCAACTGCCGTAGGTATAGGCGGAGACCCTATTATAGGACTTGCTTATAAAGAATTACTAAGTGAATTTGAAAAAGATGCTGAAACCAAAGCTATTGTAATGATAGGTGAAATCGGTGGAAGTTTAGAAGTGGAAGCGGCAAAATTTATTAAAGAAAATATCACTAAACCTGTGGTAGCTTTCATCGCAGGAGCGACTGCTCCTAAGGGTAAAAGAATGGGACACGCAGGTGCTATCGTAGGAAGTAGCGATGAGAGTGCAGCAGCAAAAAAAGAAGCTTTAAAAAGCTATGGAATTCATGTTGTCGATTCTCCAGCTTTAATCGGCGAAGAGATTAAAAAAATACTAGCTTAA
- a CDS encoding 4Fe-4S binding protein has protein sequence MSIIAPKDTPVWVDEHRCKACNICVSYCPAGVLAMRDDIHAVLGQMIEVVHPESCIGCTECETHCPDFAIMVAKRDEFKFAKLSPEAKERALAVKNNKYKKLA, from the coding sequence ATGAGTATAATCGCTCCAAAAGATACGCCCGTTTGGGTTGATGAGCATAGATGTAAAGCGTGTAATATTTGCGTTAGTTACTGCCCTGCTGGGGTTTTAGCTATGCGTGATGATATTCACGCTGTTTTAGGACAGATGATAGAAGTTGTGCATCCTGAATCCTGTATAGGATGCACAGAATGCGAGACGCATTGTCCTGATTTTGCAATTATGGTAGCAAAAAGAGATGAATTTAAATTTGCTAAGCTTAGCCCAGAAGCCAAAGAAAGAGCTTTAGCGGTGAAAAATAACAAATACAAAAAATTAGCATAG
- a CDS encoding 2-oxoglutarate synthase subunit alpha — protein MREVIATGNVLIAKAAIDCGCKFFGGYPITPSSEIAHELSHMLPANDGTFIQMEDEISGVSVAIGAAMSGVKSMTASSGPGISLKAEQIGLAFIAEIPLVIVNVMRGGPSTGLPTRVAQGDLFQAKAPTHGDFASIALAPASLEEAYTETIRAFNLAEKYMTPVFLLMDETVGHMNGKAILPDLKDIKIINRKKFSGEKKDYKPYAAGENEAAVLNPFFEGYRYHITGLHHGDIGFPTEDGAIVKKNIERLIGKIKNNKDDICAYEEYKLDDAEFLIIAYGSVSRSAKEAINRLREEGIKVGLFRPITLYPVAEEKIAGVVARFKKVMVSELNMGQYLEEIQRVSSRKDFISLHRANGRPITPSEIIAKVKENL, from the coding sequence ATGAGAGAAGTTATAGCAACGGGAAATGTTTTAATTGCGAAAGCTGCGATTGATTGCGGGTGTAAATTTTTTGGAGGTTACCCTATTACTCCAAGTTCGGAAATTGCTCACGAGTTAAGTCATATGCTTCCTGCTAATGATGGCACTTTTATCCAAATGGAAGATGAAATTTCGGGCGTGAGTGTGGCTATTGGTGCGGCTATGAGCGGAGTAAAATCAATGACAGCGAGTTCAGGTCCGGGAATTTCACTTAAAGCAGAACAAATCGGTCTTGCTTTTATTGCTGAAATTCCTTTAGTGATTGTTAATGTTATGAGAGGAGGTCCATCGACAGGTTTGCCAACGCGTGTGGCTCAAGGCGATTTATTTCAAGCTAAAGCTCCCACTCACGGCGATTTTGCTAGTATAGCTTTAGCACCTGCTTCTTTAGAGGAGGCTTATACAGAAACAATAAGAGCTTTCAATTTAGCTGAAAAATATATGACTCCCGTGTTTTTGCTTATGGACGAAACTGTGGGACATATGAACGGAAAAGCGATTTTACCTGACTTAAAAGATATTAAAATCATTAACCGCAAAAAATTTAGCGGTGAGAAAAAGGATTATAAGCCTTATGCGGCAGGGGAAAATGAAGCGGCGGTTTTAAATCCTTTCTTTGAAGGTTATCGTTATCACATTACAGGACTTCATCACGGAGATATAGGCTTTCCTACTGAAGATGGTGCCATTGTGAAGAAAAATATAGAAAGATTAATAGGCAAGATTAAAAATAATAAAGATGATATTTGTGCTTATGAGGAATATAAGCTTGATGATGCTGAATTTTTAATTATAGCCTATGGAAGTGTGAGCCGCTCGGCTAAAGAGGCGATTAACCGCTTGAGAGAAGAGGGTATCAAAGTAGGGCTTTTCCGTCCTATTACACTTTATCCTGTGGCGGAGGAGAAAATCGCTGGGGTTGTAGCTCGATTTAAAAAAGTTATGGTAAGTGAGCTAAATATGGGGCAATACCTTGAAGAAATTCAAAGAGTAAGCTCGAGAAAAGACTTCATCTCGCTTCATAGAGCTAATGGACGCCCTATCACACCAAGTGAAATCATCGCTAAAGTAAAGGAGAATTTGTAA
- a CDS encoding 2-oxoglutarate ferredoxin oxidoreductase subunit beta: protein MAFDYDEYLRVDKLPTQWCWGCGDGVVLKCIIRAIQKLGWNMDDVCLVSGIGCSGRMSSYVNCNTVHTTHGRAIAYATGIKLANPSKHVIVVSGDGDTLAIGGNHTIHGCRRNIDLTHIVINNFIYGLTNSQTSPTTPKGFYTVTAQFGNIDPNFDACELTKAAGASFVARGNVIEAAKLENLIYKALAHKGYSFVDVFSNCHINLGRKNKMGEAVAMLDWIKNRVVDKSKFEAMDFEERRDKFPTGVLHEDNTQPEYCHAYEEVRKAAKEKRMVDLGALK, encoded by the coding sequence ATGGCATTTGATTATGATGAATATCTAAGAGTAGATAAACTCCCAACGCAATGGTGCTGGGGCTGTGGCGATGGAGTTGTGTTAAAGTGCATTATTAGAGCGATTCAAAAATTAGGCTGGAATATGGACGATGTATGTTTGGTTTCAGGTATAGGGTGTAGTGGAAGAATGAGCTCTTATGTAAATTGCAACACTGTGCATACTACACACGGCAGGGCTATTGCCTATGCTACAGGTATTAAACTTGCCAATCCTAGCAAACATGTTATTGTGGTAAGTGGAGATGGCGATACTTTAGCTATCGGTGGAAATCATACCATACACGGTTGCCGTAGAAATATTGATTTAACGCATATTGTGATTAACAATTTTATTTATGGTCTTACAAATTCACAAACCTCCCCTACGACACCAAAAGGCTTTTACACTGTTACCGCACAATTTGGAAATATTGATCCAAATTTTGACGCTTGTGAATTAACTAAGGCAGCAGGAGCTTCCTTTGTAGCAAGAGGCAATGTAATCGAAGCAGCGAAACTTGAAAATTTAATTTATAAAGCTTTAGCACATAAGGGCTATAGCTTTGTCGATGTGTTTTCAAACTGCCATATTAATTTAGGTCGTAAAAATAAAATGGGCGAAGCTGTGGCTATGCTTGATTGGATTAAAAATCGTGTCGTTGATAAGTCTAAATTTGAGGCAATGGATTTTGAAGAAAGAAGAGATAAATTTCCAACAGGCGTTTTGCACGAGGATAATACCCAGCCTGAATACTGCCACGCCTATGAAGAAGTGCGTAAAGCTGCGAAGGAAAAAAGAATGGTCGATTTAGGAGCTTTGAAATGA
- a CDS encoding 2-oxoacid:acceptor oxidoreductase family protein, whose protein sequence is MKYQLRFGGEGGQGVITAGEILAEAAIKEGRQAFKASTYTSQVRGGPTKVDIIIDEKEILFPYAVEGEVDFMLSTADKGYKGFRSGVKEGGIIVIEPNLVHPEEEDYKKWQIFEIPIITIAKEEVGNVATQSVVALAIAAYMSRCIDLDVLKETMLHMVPPKTRDANSKAFDLGIQYAKQTKPHA, encoded by the coding sequence ATGAAATATCAATTAAGATTTGGAGGTGAGGGCGGTCAAGGTGTTATCACTGCTGGTGAAATTTTAGCTGAGGCGGCGATTAAAGAAGGGCGTCAAGCTTTTAAGGCTTCTACTTATACTTCTCAAGTGCGCGGAGGTCCTACTAAGGTCGATATTATCATCGATGAAAAGGAAATTTTATTTCCTTACGCTGTTGAGGGGGAAGTTGATTTTATGCTTTCAACGGCAGATAAGGGCTATAAGGGCTTTAGGAGTGGAGTAAAGGAGGGAGGCATTATAGTTATTGAGCCGAATTTAGTGCATCCTGAGGAAGAGGATTATAAAAAATGGCAAATTTTTGAAATCCCTATTATCACCATAGCTAAAGAAGAAGTGGGTAATGTCGCTACACAATCAGTCGTTGCCTTAGCTATAGCTGCCTATATGAGCCGTTGCATTGATCTTGATGTTTTAAAAGAAACTATGCTTCATATGGTTCCACCTAAGACTCGTGATGCGAATTCTAAGGCTTTTGATTTGGGTATTCAATACGCTAAACAAACAAAGCCTCACGCTTAA
- the cmoB gene encoding tRNA 5-methoxyuridine(34)/uridine 5-oxyacetic acid(34) synthase CmoB, with translation MDIQTLEAKIASLEKLSCKFKLTQSVEITTDKSQTNLIKELAIALKPWRKGPFKIDDLFIDTEWQSFIKFDILKPFMCNIKDKVVADVGCNNGYYMFKMLEFSPKQIIGFDPSLKYHLQFKLINALAKTNIKFELLGVEDLPNYAVKFDVIFCLGVIYHRSDPIKMLKDLKKALKLGGIVFLDTMYIESDEEIALVPQNTYSKIPNIYFVPSIKALKNWCLRAGFKNFEILATKKTDKEEQRKTAWIDSYSLENFLDPENENLTCEGYEAPKRVYVRLRA, from the coding sequence ATGGACATACAAACACTTGAAGCAAAAATCGCTTCTTTAGAAAAATTATCTTGTAAATTTAAGCTAACTCAAAGCGTAGAAATTACCACCGATAAAAGTCAAACAAACCTAATAAAAGAACTTGCCATAGCCCTTAAACCTTGGCGTAAAGGTCCTTTTAAAATAGATGATCTTTTCATCGATACAGAGTGGCAAAGCTTTATCAAATTTGACATTTTAAAACCTTTTATGTGTAATATTAAAGATAAAGTAGTCGCCGATGTGGGATGTAATAATGGCTATTATATGTTTAAAATGCTCGAATTTTCTCCCAAACAAATCATAGGCTTTGACCCATCCTTAAAATATCATCTACAATTTAAGCTTATCAATGCTCTAGCAAAAACCAACATTAAATTTGAGCTTTTGGGGGTGGAGGATTTACCTAATTACGCAGTAAAATTTGATGTGATTTTCTGTCTTGGTGTGATTTATCATAGAAGCGACCCTATCAAAATGCTTAAGGATTTAAAAAAAGCTCTTAAATTAGGAGGCATTGTTTTTTTAGATACGATGTATATAGAAAGCGACGAGGAAATAGCACTTGTTCCGCAAAATACCTATTCTAAAATTCCAAATATTTATTTTGTTCCTTCCATTAAAGCTTTGAAAAATTGGTGTTTAAGGGCTGGCTTTAAAAATTTTGAAATTTTAGCGACTAAAAAAACAGACAAAGAAGAGCAAAGAAAAACAGCTTGGATAGATTCTTATTCTTTAGAAAATTTTCTTGATCCTGAAAATGAAAATTTAACTTGCGAAGGCTATGAAGCACCAAAAAGAGTCTATGTGCGTTTAAGGGCGTAA
- the rpsO gene encoding 30S ribosomal protein S15 yields MALDSAKKAKIVAKFAKKAGDTGSTEVQVALLTARITELTEHLKIYKKDFSSRLGLLKLVGQRKRLLNYLKRKDYQSYIKIITELKLRDK; encoded by the coding sequence ATGGCTTTGGATTCGGCTAAAAAAGCAAAAATTGTTGCGAAATTCGCCAAAAAGGCAGGAGATACAGGCTCTACGGAAGTGCAAGTGGCACTTTTAACAGCTAGGATTACCGAGCTTACAGAACATCTTAAAATTTACAAAAAAGATTTTTCTTCACGCTTGGGACTTTTAAAGCTTGTTGGTCAAAGAAAAAGATTGCTAAACTATCTTAAAAGAAAAGATTATCAATCTTACATCAAAATTATCACAGAATTAAAACTTAGAGATAAGTAA
- a CDS encoding Rrf2 family transcriptional regulator — translation MLLTKASEYALLSLIYISSKSTPCDVDTMATELEIPKSFLAKILQNLARDGLLHSYKGAKGGFSLVREPKAYTLKEILASAEKKEVSVFECSGGVCPSQKENCHLLSVLVNLQQKIDNFLDSITLEDIINNNG, via the coding sequence GTGCTTTTAACTAAGGCTAGTGAGTATGCTTTGCTTTCTTTGATTTATATCTCTTCTAAATCTACCCCTTGTGATGTCGATACTATGGCGACTGAGCTTGAAATCCCTAAAAGTTTTTTGGCGAAAATTTTGCAAAATTTAGCAAGAGATGGTTTGCTTCACTCTTATAAGGGTGCAAAGGGGGGCTTTAGTCTTGTTAGAGAGCCAAAAGCCTACACGCTTAAAGAAATTTTAGCAAGTGCTGAAAAAAAGGAAGTTAGCGTTTTTGAGTGTAGTGGTGGAGTTTGCCCTAGTCAGAAGGAAAATTGTCATCTTTTATCCGTGCTTGTGAATTTACAGCAAAAAATTGATAATTTTTTAGATTCCATTACTCTAGAGGATATTATTAATAATAATGGCTAA